Below is a genomic region from Onychostoma macrolepis isolate SWU-2019 chromosome 15, ASM1243209v1, whole genome shotgun sequence.
ctgagacattttacacttttatccactaaataagctcatttcaaatttgatacctgctacaggtctcaaaaaaagttggcaggggggcaacaaagggctgaaaaagcaagtaattttgaaaagattcagctgggagaacatctagaaactaattaagttaattgacatcaggtctgtaacatgattagctataaaagggatgtcttagagtgGCAGAGTGTCACGGGACGGGCgagagatgaggcgaggactcaagtgcaggagaaagtgggtctttttttttttttttttttaaataataaagagaaacaaaaatgaacacaggcaggcaggcaggcaggcaggcaggcaggcaggcaggcaggcagagaacTGCAGTACATGCAAACATACCCACATCTGACATTTAAACAACGAAACAGCACAGGAATGCAGACACCAGGAGAATAAACGAGGAGAcaaacgaggaggacacaggtgaagtaactgaaacgataatgagataacaaggagggcggggtcagacaatagacaggagagcacatggcaccaacaaacaacaagccatgtgcttaaacaaacaaacagtgacatctggtggccaaccagGGCACACCGGCAGGGCCGTGAcacagagtctctcagaagtaaagatgggtaGAGGCTCTCCattctgtgaaagagtgcgtacaaagattgtggaatactttaaaaacaacgtttcTCAACGTCAGATtacaaaggctttgcaaatctcatcatctacagtgcataacatcatcaaaagattcagagaaactggataAATCTCTGTGCgaaagggacaaggccgaagacctttgttggatgcctgtggtcttcgggccctcagacgacactgcatcactcatcggcatgattctgtcattgacattactaaatgggcccaggaatacttccagaaaccactgtcggtaaacacaatccaccgtgcagatgccaactaaagctctatcatgcaaaaaggaagccatatgtgaacatggtccagaagcgccgtcgtgtcctgtgggccaaggctaatttaaaatggactgtttcaaagtggaaaagtgttctatggtcagacgagtccaaatttgacattcttgttggaaatcacggacaaAGGTGTCGTCCGAGCTAAAGCGGAGGGAGATTTTTCagtgtgttatcagcgttcagttcaaaagccagcatctctgatggtatgggggtccataagtgcatacggcatgggcagcttgcatgttttggaaggcactatgaattcagaaaggtatataaaggttttagagcaacatatgcgcCCTTCCTGATGACGTCTACTTCAgagaaggccttgtgtatttcagcaggacaatgcaaaaccactgcagctattacaacagcatggcttcgtagtagaagagttcgggtgctgaattggcctgcctgcagtccagatatttcacctatagagaacatttggcagatcattaaacgaaaaatacgtcaaagatgaccacaaactcttcagcagctgcactgtaaaaagtgataagttgacttaacttaaaaaaattgaggaaacccgttgccttaaaatgtttaagtaaatgataatttaaaaaaataagtgaagtgaattgtcaagttcacttaacttttttttttttaattattatttacttaataattttaaggcaacaggtttcctcaattttttgaagttaagtcaacttatcactttttacagtgtggaaacctatatcaggcaaaaatgggaccaaattccaacaccaaaactccagaaactcataacctcgatgcccagacgtcttcaaactgttttgaaaagaagaggagatgctacaccatggtaaacatgcccctgtcccaactattttgagatctgtagcaggcatcaaatttgaaatgagctcattttgtgcaaatttttttaaaatttctcagtttaaacatttgttatattatctatgttctattgtaaataaaatattggctcacgtgatttgaaattcttctagttttcattttattcaaattttaaaaaatgtcccaacatttctggaattcgggttgtacataaatattaagcagcacaactgttttgaacactgataataataagacatgTTTCCTTTACAAAtgtgcatattagaatgaatatgaatgggaatatatgaTTAGAttagaaggatcatgtgacataaTCACATCTGCTACGATTAGAttagaaggatcatgtgacaccgaagcCTGGattaatgactgctgaaaattcagctttgccatcataggaataaattatattttataaatatatttcaatagaaAACTGGtacttttaaattgcaataatatttcacaatattaatgttttactgtatttttatcaaataaatgcagtcttgttaAGCACTTccttcaaaacaattttaaaatcttactaaccctatacttttgaatagtagtgcatgtaataagtaattatttttgttttattgttatcattgatttttttttcttttctaaaggTTTCATCGGAATTCCTGGATATGCGGGTCCTCCAGGTAAATTATGTATCTGCATTTATTCCTCTATtttttgcacacacacaaatgcatatacagtcatggccaaaaatatcggaacccttggtaaatatgatcaaagaaggctgtgaaaattaatctgcattgttaatccttttgatcttttatttaaaaaattcacaaaaatctaacctttcattggataataagaatttaaaatggggggaaatatcattatgaaataaatggtttcaagaaaaattctcctcgctcatccaaaaacaaactccagcatattcagttatcagacacgactggaacttcaaatgagactggcttctatggtcggatgaaactaaaaaatgagctttttagcagcaaacactcaagatgggtttggtgaacacagtgataaaaagtaccccatgtgtacaatgaaatatactgctgtatttttgatgttgtgggcctatatttctcctggaggtcctggacttcttgtttagacacatggcatcatggattctattaaataccaacaaataaaaaatcaataagtgactgactctgttagaaatcttataaccccaggtgaaaaacaagtacacttccataatgtacttaaagtgctctattttcacgcactaattttgtacttgtatactaaaaatgatcctttattACTTCTTCTCAACTGTgttattttgagacaccatgaatatgaactagtctaaaatgcacttttaacatactatctttgtatttaaaaaatttatttagctaccactagtagtacacttgagtgtactagtgtatgaaagtgggttcaagtgtactacaagtggtaactaaatacattagtgcacgaaaatagagcactttaagttcattatggaagtgcacttgtttttcacaaaaggattaacaatgcagattaattttcacagccttctttgatcatatttaccaagggttccgatatttttggccatgactgtacatacatagaaaaacaaataCTCGCTCTTCACCCAAATATGTTAGGAGCCAGCATACCAGGACCTATTGGAAAACCAGGTCCCCCAGGGTTTAGAGGTGTGAAAGGGGAAAGAGGAGATCCTGCTCCTAACCGCACAGGGCCCAAAGGACAAGATGGCCCACCAGGGGAAAGAGGACCCCCTGGTGACCCTGGACCTCCAGGAATTCCAAGTAACTCTCCTTTGTTAAAATCCGCcatctttaatttattttattaaccaagCAATACAATTTCAGTAAACAAGTATGATAAGCACAAGAAAAGGCACAGAAAATCACCTTAGTATAGCAGTTATGTGGATGATATAATTGTTTGTGCTCCTCTCCTGCATCCCCAGAAGCCAACGCCCGCCTGGGAGCAAAAGGGTTCAAGGGTGACAGAGGCCTAACAGGCCCTCAGGGTCTGCGTGGAGATCCTGGGATACCAGGTAAGTTTCACCTATGTCATGGCGTATGTTATGTTCCAGgttaaatggttaaattaaaatcaAGTTAAGCTTTATTTATtaccataaaaatatttagattcATCTTTTGTAATGTCCTTTCCTATAGAAATGATTATTAAGGCAATCGGCAGCATGCCACAAATGTTCCCCCTAAATAAAGTCTAAATTACCTAAATGCAAAAAACCAAAGAACAtgctatacacacacataatgcTGTTGTCCGATATTTTAATATAGGCGAGCAAGGAGAGCTTTGCAAGCTGTGTGCTACTTCTTTTGATGAACCTGGACCTCCAGGACAACGTGGAGATTCAGGCAACCCCGGAGAGCCAGGTGAAGTCATCATTAGTTTggccagaacaccttagcaacttaACAGATTTTAAAACGCTAGGCATCATATACTTGCTGACTTTGTAAATAGTCGCAGAggaaaaatgactaaatgactgaggatcacacactaccagactttaaagttgttccgatcacaacaaacCCACGCAGAAACATgtgccttgttgctaggagatgTGTGACAAATGAAAACTATGTGTTCTAAAATCAGTTTGAAGAGTGAAGATTATAGATCTGTTTTGACACATCCAGTGAATTTTACAATTAGGAACACACAATTATTCAGGGCCTATAGTATGCTAATGTTATCAGCCCaaattagtaattaattgtATCAGTtgcggtttcactttattttgatggtccctttaacacattctattgactataagtaatgttgcacctacatttctactaactctcattagaatGTTAGTAGTGTGttagtagactggtagggttagggttagattaagttgacatgtTCCTGCAAAGTTatttatagtcagtagaatatctgttgggtgaccaacacaataaggagttagtagatatgaagcagacagtctactaatactcttatgagagtttgttgacatgtagttgcaacattacttagtgtcaacagaatgttcaaaagggaccatcaaaataaagtgttaccgatgtTGCAAAttggatatttaattataaCACATTTTAGATCTGTTATTTTCAATAACAGACATCaacaaattcaaattcattgTGCAGGTGTTGGAGGATATCCAGGCAATAAAGGATGCCAAGGATTCAAAGGTCCAGATGGTCCATCTGGTCCTCCGGTCAGTTTACCTGCATACAGCCACTTTACCCATTCATCATCCTCATTACTCAGCCAAAACTATAGTTTGTCCACTCCAATTATGCAGttggtattttaaaaaacaaatgccTTCATATTCTCAAGAACAGTTGAAtatgatgaaaaataaaatgtttgcacAGGGTAACTTAGGTCTTCCAGGACCTCCAGGGCCTCCAGGGCCCAAAGGAGACCATGAGATGAGGCATGTGTTTGGGGAGAAAGGCCAGAAAGGAAACTGTGGTGCAGAAGGACCACTGGGGATAAATGGGCAAGACGGCAGGCCGGGCACCCCTGGCTTCAAAGGACCACCAGGAGCAAAAGGAAATCCTGTTAGTACTTAGAACTTGTAACCATAACCTTTGAGAAAACTTCAATAAACCTTTGCTTAAATTTGTGTAACCAACTTTAAAGCCACAAATTTTGATGTTGACAGAATTCGAAACTTATGACTTATTTTCCAGAGTCCTCCAGGTCCTAAGGGCAACCAAGGAGATCCAGGGATTTGTGGGGAACTTGGCCGCCCAGGTCCAATGGGCAGCCAAGGGTCAATGGGTGTTGGGCGACCAGGGGCACCCGGAGAGAAAGGAAGTATGGGAGTAGTTGGCCGGCAAGGAAATCCCGGAGATTTAggtatgaattaaaaatatgagATGTTACACCATAGTTTAACCCCAGGAACTAAGTGTAGAGTGTTGAGCAGTCTAAAGCTGATAGACTTCATCTAAACTTCACCTAACTGGAGAAGAGATTACAGGCTCAGATATTACAGTTGCGTCCCACAGGTGAGAGAGGTTCTCCAGGGCAAGTACGAATGACACCAGGAGACCCAGGTGACCCTGGACTGCCTGGTCCACCTGGTCAACAAGGACCTCCAGGTAGGCAGATGGGATAAAAGGCTTGGCAGATGATAAGTGGATTGAGAACaaggtttaaaataaataacaattgtTTTAATGGCTGTTTTAGGTCATGATGGTTGTGGAGGACTTCAAGGATTACCAGGATTGAGTGGGTTAAAAGGAGAGAATGGACCGTCAATGCCAGGAGCTCCTGGATTTACTGGTCCCAAAGGTGGGTCATGTAAACCAATGCAATAAGCCTtcagaaaaaaaggttatttctgataaatgtgaccctggatgaaaTGTcataaatgtcaattttttcaatattgagatttatacatcatctgaaagctgaataaataaactttccgttgatgtatggtttgttaggatcggacaatatttggctgagataactatttgaaaatctggaatctgagggtgcaaaaaaatctaaatattgagaaaaacgtctttaaagttgtccaaatgaagttctcagcaatgcatattactaatcaaaaatgaagttttgatatatgtatggtaagaaatttacaaaatatcttcatggaacatgatctttacttaatatccttatgatttttggcataaaagaaaaatcgataattttgacccatacaatgtatttttggctattgctacaaatataccccagcgacttaagactggttttgtggtccagggtcacaaatgtggaATATGCATTCATTGGTTTTCAGATGTTAAATCATGGTTGTGCATCCAATTTTTGTCTTgggtttttaatgttgtggATGGGTGACTTCAAATGATAGCACTCCTCTATGATTTCAATTTCTTTTACTGTTGCAGGTGATAAGGGTGTGAAAGGGAAACAAGGTCCACCTGGTTATGGAAGTGTAGGCCGTCCTGGACCTCCAGGACCACCAGGAAATCCAGGTCCAAAGGTCAGGGCGGTGATACCCATTGTTTCACACTGTTTTGTTACATGATATGTCATAACAAGCTATGTTTAaatataagcatgcataaatgAGTTTTGAGAGCTATGGGAGAAATGGTCAATGAATAGGCCCTAATGCTTACATTTTGGCCTGTTCTCTATAGAAAcctcagaagacttggaatatagtagCAAATTGTATGGGTCACTTTAATTGAGTTTTATATAgcagttttgtcttttttttttgtctcgacAGTCCCtacaacagaaagaaagaaagtttagCAACAAAAAGTATTAGCAACTTAGAAACAAAGTATTAATCATGGTTTTGGAAGTGAAATTAgctgaaattaattattttacaatgcatGAGTACAGTTCTGCTTCATTAAAAGGGAGTAAATTTAAATTCCACCTGCAGGGTGAAATAACATTTGGCTCCCCGGGGCCCAAGGGTCGGCAGGGCTTGCCAGGAGATGAAGGGAGCCTTGGGCAACGAGGAGTTTCTGGCCCCCCTGGATTATCAGGATGCCCAGGtcaaagaggaagagatggatCACCAGGAGAAAGTGGTTGGTGGATTCCATGCCAATGCACTTAATTTCTTAAGCACAGTCCTTGCCtataaaatatgcaatatacaCAACAAAAGTAtactgtttcttttttattcctttctctctctgtgcatCTATTTATTAGTCCATCTCTCACCTGAAAACTGTGCACACAGGTGTGCGGGGTCTTGATGGTTTGCCTGGAGTGGCTGGTGTTCCTGGATGCTGTACGCCAGGAGCCAAAGGTGATGAAGGGCCCTTAGGCATTAAAGGGCTAGATGGACCCAATGGTAAGTAAATCCCACATTTAATGGCTAAAGCTACCATCAATATACCATGGTGTTGGTATGTGGGTGCTAAGGTGGTTTGAGTGGTTGTCTCGCTCATAGCAGGATGAGTTATATGCAAGATGAATTACTTGGGGCTAAGAATGAATTCAAATACCCATAATGATGTTCACTGTGACATATGTTGTCTTTAGGGATGCCAGGGCTGAAGGGGCCACAAGGTGAAACTGGACCACCTGGACAGGGTGTACCTGGTATAACAGGTGAGACTGGAATACCTGGAAAAATCGGAGATGCTGGTTTGGTTGGTATCCGGGGATCAAAAGGTTTCCAAGGTCGGGATGGTTCACCAGGCTTTCCAGGTAATTGacatctaattttttttaacttggaGGCTGGTCAAACAATTAATGAATAGAGATACTATTTTGTAAAACACAGAAACCAATTTAAGCTGGTTTTCTCCAACAGGCTTAGTGTTCCCTTTGTTTTCCTTCAGGTACACGGGGAGATCAAGGAAATCCTGGAATGACTGGTCCACCTGGAGTAGATGGAAATCCTGGACCACCGGGATTCCCGGGACCCAAAggttcaaacacacacacatacaaattcAGCAATGATTTTTGTTTAAGGTGCTTTTTATATTGGTGTGATGATGATCTCTCATCAGGTTTAATGGGAAGGAATGGAGTACCAGGAGATGTAGGAAACCCCGGGAATCCAGGAGACCATGGGGCCTGTGGTCTCAAGGGACTGCCATCAAATGTTATGAGTCCAGGGGATCCTGGTGACCCTGGCCTACCAGGTGACCCTTTCAACACCTGGTTTACACTTGAATATTCAACTTGAATATGCAAGCCGTTATGTCCAtataattgacctatcggtaagtcccgccccccttagttactgtacCTCCGACAAACAAagggagttgctcactgtcttacaatgacagctgcagtgtgaaaaccttgtcccacaatgtttttgcacaattttggacacacaaggccaccaaatgggaattaaatattccatggagggatttataaaatatttaaaaataaatacggttggtaactcgaaggagggtttacagatcacaatacaagcgggagaagtctcatattacggtcggtcatcacgatcgcggatgacaacatgcaggatcaacactgttcatgtatcgcagggtacgattaaattaatgtacatttaactagtttaatatggagaggcactgaaatgtagaccttcatttatgtgtttttgacctacactgtacaagatgcgagaacagtccgctatttaggtttgtacattagcatggactcactaactttaacgttagctagttttagccagagataccttgctaaagcacaagataacattaacgttccgcttgagcagatgaaaattgtaacttaatgagtgtatgacaaccagaaaatgaacgtttttgtcttcatttgtattggggtgaatacttagggacattttgctctgttttgtttggattcaggaaatgtaataaaataaattatattgcccatcctctcaggatacctggaatcagtgttacaagtaccccaggcacatcgtttttccatttttgaagcataaaccccataaaaccgatgcgagcttcggatcttccaatgtttctctatggcactgaaacctaaagatgtctgagttccgctccccgtgcaactgatactcgactgccattggctagtctgcgttcgaggggaggggcttaccgataggtcaattagcTTGTCTGTTCCTCAATACAATTTCTGTAATCTCAACCCAGATGATGGAACTGAAAAACTTCACAGACATTATATGCaacatatttaatacattttaggtCTTCTTGGTTTACCTGGCGCTAAAGGGGAATTAGGACTCCCAGGCAATTATGGACAATGTGGGAAGAATGGAATTCCAGGCAGATCTGGTCCACCAGGTACAGATGCTGAAATCCAAAACTTTCTGTCCACATTAGAACACATCATAAATATTCTGTTTTTCAGGCCCTCCTGGTGACCCTGGCCAGAACGGACTTCCTGGAAATCGAGGTCCTGATGGATACTTTGGGGACCCAGGAGTTATGGGGTTTCCAGGCAAGTTCATACACACCCATGAATCTAAGCCTTGTTTCAACACCATGACGCTTCAGATGTCAGTCATTTCACATGTGCAAATGTGTTACTCTTGCAGGAGTAAAAGGCTTCAAAGGTTTACCTGGTGTTCGTGGGGGGACTGGGACTCCTGGTGTCCCAGGACCAAATGGACCAAAGGGGATCAAAGGTGAACCCAGCCCCCCTGGACCAGGGCCTCGAGGACAACCTGGTGAAAAAGTATCAATTTCCATAATTCAGTTCTTATTGGTGAAAAAAGTGACACTATCACTCTGTTTCAAACCTAGTGGGTTGCCTTGCTGACATCATAGGTACTTTCCTTAAGCCACTCACCCACTCTCTTGCTGTCTTTCTCTTATTCCAACAGGGTGAGCCAGGCTTTCCAGGGCGTAGAGGGGAAAAAGGTGACAAGGGTATATATGGGATGAGCGGTCCCACAGGTTTATCAGGGGCTCCTGGTGAAAGAGGCGAACCTGGAGTACCAGGAGTTCCAGgtatttaatttagaaatgaaTTCAATGCTCAAAAAAGTATCTTCATCCCATCACTTTCTCACAGGCACATGAAAGCCTGATTCTATTATCCAATGTCACATTGTCAGGACCCCCTGGAGCTCCGGGTGATGAAGGTTTAAATGGGTTTCCAGGTCCACCTGGATGTGAAGGACCCTGTGGTCCACCAGGTACAATCCCATTCttgaattataaatgtaatgtaacgATCTCATTCTAGagttgtaaatgtaatgtaagaATTCACTTCAGTGGTGCATTGTCTTTTTCCAGTAATGTTCTGTGTTGTTTCTTAAGGTGTTCCTGGTTCAGCTGGAGATCCTGGGCCTCCAGGACTTCGCGGAGACCAAGGCAAGGATGGCTTTCCTGGACCAGCAGGGGATAAAGGAGACAGAGGGCGTAAGATgtcacgcacaaacacacatatgctCACGTGAAGGGATGTTCTTTTACTTATTAAACaatcttgattttgttttttagccCCGGCAATTGGAGCTCCTGGCCCACCTGGCATCAAGGGTGAGAAAGGTAAGTCCAAGAAAGGCCACCCTTCTAATATACAGATCTTAATCTATTAGCCGTGCttacagtatgtgtgtatgtttaatttcaGGTACTAAAGGCTGTTCTGGACCCCCAGGGCCATGTGGACCACCAGGACCCTATGGTCCAGCTGGAGATATTGGTCCTCCGGGCCATCTTGGGGAAATAGGGCCACGCGGGTTTCCAGGTCCATCTGGTGCCTGTATCAATGGTCCAAAAGGGGAGCAAGGACCTAATGGATCACCTGGCCTACAAGGTGATTAGCTTTCTTTGATTATTAGTGGTGGTTGCTAattactattgctcatactttttgttagcattttttaaaaccCTTTACCCTTTTATACTTGCTACAGACATTAATGATTTTGAAGCTTGTTGAGCAGAGGTGTGCCATTACTTTTCTAAGTGGTTCGataaagaaatgtagaaaaaaacatAGGGACTTGTTCTTTTGAGCAACGACATAGCAACCTGCTATTAATTACTGATTACATGTCTTCTGTTCTGTTTCCGTGTGTATTTTTGAACATAGGACTCAGAGGACCACGTGGGCCTGCTGGTGACCCAGGTCCAGGCATAAAAGGAGATAAAGGCAACATCGGGCCCCAGGGACAAGTGGGATCACCTGGTTGTGCTGGTGACCGGGGACTTCCAGGGTTGCAAGTAAGTGGACACAGAAGGAGATAAATGCACACTCAACTTGGAGATCTCAATTTATTGATGTACTGTAGACTTTTATgaagttttatgtttttagatAAGTTTGCAGAACCATGGAGAAATATTCTGCAATAATGATTGCTGAGGAACCACCATTTTAAACTCAAAAGCATTTATAGTGATTGATATAAGATTTGAAAATGTGAATCAGTGTTAttagtttttacttttatagtttcattttaatttcagtttaagtCTTGGTATTAGTTatttgcttttgtaattttttatatttatataatttagttttttaatatgtatttctatgtagctttattttttaatttttagttttggtaattttagtacttcaacataTTTCTAATTTTTAAGAACAggtttttcatgtttcatttatattttattttaatttcagctttatttaaattaccaCAAACTATTTCTAATAGTTAAAATAGTTCAAGTTAAGAATAACAAGACTGATTCACATAGAATTTGTTGTTGAGTAAAATGTGGAGTTTGCTTGGTTGATCCAGTCATGAGAACTGTATTGTTTCCAGGGTAGAGATGGAGATCCTGGTTTCAAGGGTCCAAAAGGAAATATAGGGCCATTGGGTTCTACTGGGCCAGTCGGTAAGAAACctgaattaaatttgaattgatAAAGAAATCTTCAGTTAATGAAACAGATTGACTAGTagataaatatgtattttatttaaaatttgttttgctATACTTGTATTGTAGGCCAAAAAGGACAATGTGGTCCAATTGGGCCTCCTGGATTAAAAGGTTGTAAAGGAACTCCTGGAACTAAAGGTTAGGTTTTAAATACTGGCATAATACAActtttatcatcattttaataacaattaaaaattaagtaattGCAGAAACAGTCATGtcttgtatattattttatgaggAAATCACAAAAACTTGCAGTCCTGAAATGTCCCAAAAGTGTAGATGCGTAAGCCACAggaatacagtaatattgtgaaaatgaaaaaagtcaataaaaatgcaaatgtgagataaaaaacACAGCTTTACTGAGGAAACGACAAACATTTCAGTCACAACATGGCCTTCCCCAGTGCCTAATCATATTGTTTTATGAACATTTTCCCACTCTTTGTGAATATTTAGGGCCTAAAGGGTGTGATGTTGTGGCTCAGGTCATGACTCTCCCAGGAGACCCTGGTTTCCCTGGACAAGTCGGGGAAAAAGGAGAACCAGGAGAACAAGGATCTCAAGGGCTACGAGGTCCAGAAGGTACAATGCCACAAACACAATGCTCTAATTTTCTCTGAAGTTTTATAATTTCATCTTATATTTGCATAATTACCCACCTTTTAGGAACACAAGGTCAAAGGGGAAGCAGAGGTACAGATGGAGGTGCTGGACGAAAAGGGGCACCTGGACGAAAAGGAGACACTGGCCCAAAAGGAACAAAAGGTAAGTCTTAAAACTTAAGACACCTAGAGGGTTTTCTATTTGAACTATAGCTAATAATACActatcataaaattaaaaataaaaaagtttcgGATCTGTaacagttttttaaagaagtctcttgtgttca
It encodes:
- the col4a3 gene encoding collagen alpha-5(IV) chain isoform X1, which translates into the protein MDPCLILRATFFGMMLLGLLTPAQTKSGCVCSVKSGCNCRGIKGQKGEMGSPGLPGVEGLRGYRGKEGPPGFPGDNGNIGFPGMPGPKGFRGVTGTPGFSGPPGLPGFPGKEGPRGPHGLAGCNGTKGEPGAPGFIGPMGAPGWQGMPGIQGPKGDSYYLPPSGQEKGLRGFPGRDGDKGSPGLPGLPGPFGPEGPKGFSGMDGIPGPRGEKGLEGRSMVIPGPTGQKGQRGPPGTPGKKGVKLFVTGPKEPKGDSGDPGDSGCPGPSGFRGRPGPKGKKGEIGEPGGPGKPGKDGLPGESGPKGIPGERGYPGVTGITGEKGLKGDLGSPGVPGEFIVIDNGIKGQKGFPGPPGPPGLRGSEGFIGIPGYAGPPGASIPGPIGKPGPPGFRGVKGERGDPAPNRTGPKGQDGPPGERGPPGDPGPPGIPKANARLGAKGFKGDRGLTGPQGLRGDPGIPGEQGELCKLCATSFDEPGPPGQRGDSGNPGEPGVGGYPGNKGCQGFKGPDGPSGPPGNLGLPGPPGPPGPKGDHEMRHVFGEKGQKGNCGAEGPLGINGQDGRPGTPGFKGPPGAKGNPSPPGPKGNQGDPGICGELGRPGPMGSQGSMGVGRPGAPGEKGSMGVVGRQGNPGDLGERGSPGQVRMTPGDPGDPGLPGPPGQQGPPGHDGCGGLQGLPGLSGLKGENGPSMPGAPGFTGPKGDKGVKGKQGPPGYGSVGRPGPPGPPGNPGPKGEITFGSPGPKGRQGLPGDEGSLGQRGVSGPPGLSGCPGQRGRDGSPGESGVRGLDGLPGVAGVPGCCTPGAKGDEGPLGIKGLDGPNGMPGLKGPQGETGPPGQGVPGITGETGIPGKIGDAGLVGIRGSKGFQGRDGSPGFPGTRGDQGNPGMTGPPGVDGNPGPPGFPGPKGLMGRNGVPGDVGNPGNPGDHGACGLKGLPSNVMSPGDPGDPGLPGLLGLPGAKGELGLPGNYGQCGKNGIPGRSGPPGPPGDPGQNGLPGNRGPDGYFGDPGVMGFPGVKGFKGLPGVRGGTGTPGVPGPNGPKGIKGEPSPPGPGPRGQPGEKGEPGFPGRRGEKGDKGIYGMSGPTGLSGAPGERGEPGVPGVPGPPGAPGDEGLNGFPGPPGCEGPCGPPGVPGSAGDPGPPGLRGDQGKDGFPGPAGDKGDRGPPAIGAPGPPGIKGEKGTKGCSGPPGPCGPPGPYGPAGDIGPPGHLGEIGPRGFPGPSGACINGPKGEQGPNGSPGLQGLRGPRGPAGDPGPGIKGDKGNIGPQGQVGSPGCAGDRGLPGLQGRDGDPGFKGPKGNIGPLGSTGPVGQKGQCGPIGPPGLKGCKGTPGTKGPKGCDVVAQVMTLPGDPGFPGQVGEKGEPGEQGSQGLRGPEGTQGQRGSRGTDGGAGRKGAPGRKGDTGPKGTKGFPGLSGEVGPKGSQGPSGTKDGFLFTKHSQKTSLPACPPGSKHVYFGYSLLFINGNNRGHGQDLGTVGSCLQMFSTMPFLVCNPNDTCYYAFRNDYSYWLATDTPMSPDMGLISGGLLANYISRCSVCEAPTNVIAVHSQTMEIPACPRGWLPLWKGYSFVMQTGAGAEGSGQPLISPGSCLEEFRKIPFIECHGRGTCNFYPDSFSFWLASLDPSRMFSIPIRQTARQQDISRCRVCMKQ